The segment TTTGAAAAGAGGAAACGTACGATTCCGTCCGTGGCCGCTCTTCAGGCCCAGGTGCTCTTTTATTCCCGTTTATTTTTATCCCAGACAATGAACACTCGCATGAATATGCATTTTCCCGTCTTCTTCTGCTCAGCCCTTTCCCCTCTCAATACTCCCACCCATGAGGAAACGCCAGGCGTCACATTTGCACAAACTTCCAACAGACGCGTGTGATAAGTGAGGCTTTGTGTTACTGAAATACAACAGAGAGCCGGGTCGTCTCCACAGCAGTAACACAGAGCTCCTGAGCAAGTGCATGATGTCTATTGCAATTAagtgagcaaaacaaaaatgtggatgctgagaaaaaaaacgaaaaagaaaCATCCCACGAAGTAACCTGAGGACCACGCGGCCTTTGGGGCCCGTACACACAGTCAGTGGAAACCATGCAGCTGGGTTTGAGAGAGCTGTCAGTCTCTCTGAACAATACTCTCGCGCTTGTCTTTCTTGCATCAGCACGCCAGCGTCACTGGAGTATTTATCAGCAGTATGCCGCGCCGTCGCCGTGATGGAATCACAGTCGCTGTCATTACACGCGTTTCATGTCGCACGAGGCTTTGATCAGGGAGCGATCGGATATCGCAACGCGCACAaaggtgcgtttgtgtgtgtccgtgcgtgcgtgtgcgtgcgagAACGATCCAAGGACGAGGAAGGTTGAGTGCAGCGCTGACGAGAGACGTATGTATGATGTGGGTTGTGTAAGAGCTGTGGGCAGCGCTCCCATCCACCGACAGGAAGGGCTTCAAAGAGCtccatttttctatttttttctctaaaaGGCCTCCGCTTTGGAGGCACCACGACGCGTCTGGAGAACAAGCGAGGCGGCGAGGAAAAGCCCCGCATAAAGGTTTCTCAGTGTTGCTCGTGAGGCAGAGCTTTGCATTTGTTGGTGCAGATGAAGGTTGGACTTAGGACGCGGTTCATGGGGGGAcggggcggagggaggagggaggacggggaggGAAGGTGTGGTGCGGTGCGGTGACCCGGGGGCCGGCTGGCTGCTCACTCGCATGTCAAAGCCAAAAGACAGAGTTCCCCGCCTGCGTTCCCATCtggggcccacacacacacacacacacacacacacacacacacgtacttgaGCATGAAAGAAGCATACGTCCGCACACACACCGGTCGAGTGGAAGCGCCCCTTTgtctcaggagggggggggggggggggggggggcgccggctGTGTCTGTGGTGAGCTTGCAGGTGGTGCCTCAAGGATTTTGCATACTTTTAATTCTAATAATTTCTGTATATCTAATCTAATAtctgaaaaactttttttggcCTCGATCCGTTTTTGCAGGAAATttgaataaatgcaattaatattattatattattattatgttttatgCACCagattgtttgtattttgtgtataccgataaaaaaaaaattcaaatctaAGCTCTAGCTGAGCTATGAAAATGCAGTGatgtaataaataaagtgaCGACATCAAAAGTCTTCTTATACAACTGCACACATTAACGTTTCCAGGTAACTCATGGCAGATCAGCAGCAGGTTCCAATGTGGTTTTCTTTGAATAGCCGGTCACATTATCAGTCGACCCGTATTCAGACCCACAGAAGCTCACTTCCTCCCTCACCAGGGAGAGAGCGTGGGTTTCCAGAGGCTGTTTGCCGAGGTGCATCTACAATGCACAACGCCATAGTTTCATTGGGTTTATTATCTGCTTGTAATCCCAGGAATCTCCCACAGCGAAATACCACGAAAAAGCAGGCTTTTCCCCCCCGCGTTGTCTTGTTGTCGGCGAGGGATTGGATGTCCCTGCTGTGCGTGACAGTTTAGAGCGCACGTCCTGGTAGCAACTGGCCACGTGTTACGTAATCCCCTACGGATGAAGAGCCTCCCATTCAGGCAACCTACAGTTCTCTGTGCCATTCATTAGACACTGGGAATACAAAAGGCAACGGCCCTCCCCCCCCTATTTGTCTGCATTGGGGAGATTTTAATATATGTTCCTTTGATGTGCTCCTTTGTCCCTGTTGTTGACCTTTTCAACCCGGTCTCTGGTCAGGTTCCCTTCATTCATTGAGGTCGTGGCTTTGGATGTTGAGATTGGTCTTTTTCACGTTTTAATGATCACTGCATAATTCTTTTTATAACGGAGCTAAAGCGAGCTAACTAATAGCGCAGCATCAGGCTTGCTTTTAGCTCATAGAAATGCCTACAGCTAAggagctctcctctcctctctcctgggggcaacttaacccccccccccccgatgaaagCAACGCCACACGAGCACCGACGCCGCCTGTCACCCTGTGATGTCACAACCTCCCACCTAACTTCGTCGGGGTTAGCGCCTGAGGACGTGGAGTCACGGGGGTGCGCACGGCAAATCCACGGCTGTTTAAGTAACAAGCAGCAGTCTTCTATAagaactcggggggggggggggggggggggacagtaaGCCCTGTGGCTCTACGCGGGGCGGCCCAGCCACAGGAGGGCCGAGGCACGCAGGTATTAGTGGTCACGAGCCGCCACTCATATCGTAAGCTGCAAGTGGCTTAAGCTCTCAGGCCGTGGGTCCACACGATAAACGGGCCTTCTGAGGGATTAGGGCCCCGTCTGTGGGGCCTCGCCGGTAGCTGGTAGCGCTTGAACTTTAACCCTTCAGGGAGACAGTAAGCgatagtgctgctgctgcagataaAGCCGTCTCCTCCATTATCTTTAGTTGCAGGAGgtcataatgttgttttttctctgcccAGAACGAGTTCTGAAATACTGGTTGTTTAACCAATTACCACcgcgtgtcacacacacacacacacacacacacacacacacacacacactgtccctccCGGCACCACCGCCGCAGAGCACACGGTGCACGCAGAGATTACGTTTCTCATGTTCTGTCTCCCCACGAGAGGCGCGCTGTAGCATACGCGCTGCTGTCAGAGGTCACGCGGTACTGAAAGTAGCTCCTTTGATTATGTTTCATCACAAAGTGGCAGGTCGTCACACTCCATATTTGGGAGGTTTTCAGATATGCTAGATATGCGTTGTCCGTGCGGTCGGCGTGGCCCTTGCTTCCTCCCCCCACATTCATCATGTCAGTCTGGATCAGGGAGAGGagtaggagggagggagggaggaagatggACGGGAGGGGTTGTACGTGCGGGTTATCTCAGGCCGTTTTAacgttgatgggggggggggggggggggggctctcccgTGTCTGGCGTGTGTTAACGCGACGCCAGTAGACACACGGGGCAGAACCACCAAGACCAGCGAGTCCCGCTCTCCCCCTCACATCCTTTACCCGTTCTCTATCAGGCACCccccctccgctgcctccacccAACCCCCATGCACCACAAAAATATCTGGGTTTGTGACTCAGGAAAATGTAAGAACGTACAATATGTTCTTCCAGTGATCGCAGGCAGAGACCCGTTTACTGATGGGTACGTCGGCAGTagggcttttttcttcttttttttacatgtaatgTGAAATAGATTTGTGTCCGCTCTAACTGCAGCTGCTCAATAAATAATGTATGGGCCTCTCAGCAATGCTGAAACGTGGCCTACTTCATTTGTTAATGGTTTTACAGCAAGCGTGGCAAGTTGGGAGATGAAATGCCTGGTATTTGATGATCGTATTCTGAATTACTTTGTTGGGTCCAAATGAGAATGAATGAGACTGATGTTCTGCCGTGTGTCCTCTCTGTAGCACCACGATGACGTCTCCCAGGAGGAGCTGACTAGACCATCACAATAGAAAGtgattaattgtgtgtgtgtgtgtgtgtgtgtgtgtgtgtgcgtgtgtgcgtgtgtgtgtgtgtgtgtggggggggggggttcaggcgAGGCCAACGCAGATAGACAtatcacagaaaaaaagcagaagtggACTCTCTGCCGTAATCAGAACTGAATACAAAGACTGATGACCTGATCCGGACGGATCATCATTACAAACTCCCCGCCTGCGTATGTGTGCAGCGAGTTAAGTGCCACGTGAGGCCCCCCCCTTTCCAGTCCGCCGGACCCACTCTCCCCGTTTGGAGGTTGTTCCCCTGGCGTGGTCCTATCACTGCCGTCCGAGCTGAGCGCGTGcagatgtagctcagtggtcaCATGTCTCCACCGGTCAGACCGCATACATGAGGGCCGCTGGCCTACACTCGGTTCTGTGATCTGGTGCCCTGGGCTCGTCTCCTTTGGGCCCCCCCAGAGATTTGTTCCTGAGGTCCTGCGTGGCTCCGTTGACTCTTAATGGGTGTCTCCACTcttctccccacccccccccccgccccccaggctACCTGAGAGGGCTGCTCCTGGTAATGCGGCGCTGATTGGGTTATAACCACAATTATCACCCCGTACTTCTTAAGTGGGAGCCATTAGCAGGATAGATAGTACCCCTGGCATGTCTGCAGTCCTGGACTAAGGGACTGTCAGGATGATGGAGAGCAGAGCCGAGCGGGGTCCGGGAAATGCCAttacacccccgcccccccccccgcccccacacacacacacacacacacactcatctagACCTGTTTGTAATGTAGGCGAGAGGAGAAACTAAAGCTGGGCGCAATAGATAGTTTGGTCCCTAGGAGTACACGAGACGTGACTCATAGCAGCCTGCTGTGTTGTGTGAACTACCAGCTGAGAACTTGTCCCAAAGTAAGAATACAATGAGTCTTAATGAGTCTTAATGCGTCTTAATGAGTCTTAATGCGTCTTAATGCGTCTGCATGACAAGGCAATAGAACGCGAAGGATCCTTTTAAAAGATGCTCAGAACCCTGTCGGCTTCAAACACTTTTAAGAAGCTTCGGACCTTTTGATATATTACGATTCCATTTGTTCTTGTGTCTAATcattcccttttctctttctttctttccttcttgtGCAGACGAGCTCACCTGCGGCTCTGTCTGGAGAGGTTGAAGGCCCTCATACCCCTGGGACCCGACTGCAACCGCCACACCACCCTGGGCCTGCTCAACAAAGCCAAAGCACATATAAAGGTGAAGGATGGGAGGCTGAATGTGAACCACGTGCCGAAGCAGGAGTTAAGCAAACACAACACCAAACCATTGGTGACACCTGAAGACACAGAGAGTAGAACCAGACCTCAATGCATTGCTCCAGTGACAAGTGGACCTAATGGCATTTTGGTGCTGAGACAAATGAATCCTTGGATTGTCATATTTGTTCTGACCGGTTCTGCTAGATTGGATCACTCTTTATATGTAATtaatgtgctgctgctgaggctccTGACAGAACTGGCGGCCCGTCTTCCTCTCTCAACCAACCTGCACCCACTTCTCTCACTTCCCTTTGTGGACGccctgtttttgttattttcatgtgTCTCCTACACACCGCCCCCCCAGGGATCGTGTGGCTCATCGTTTCTCTTTCTTCTGACCAGAAACTTGAAGAGGCGGACAGGAAGAGCCAGTACCAGCTGGATTCTTTGGAGCGGGAGCAGAGGCACCTCCACCgccagctggagctgctgagggGAGGCAGCGGTGCTGTAGCCCAAGGCagcccgggggagggggagaggatcCGCATGGACAGCGTGGGCTCCACCCTCTGCTCCGACCGCTCCGACTCTGACCAAGGTGAGCTctacacaaaatatatatatctctctATTGGCTAGAGGCCATCAACCCCTCCCCCTGCATCCCAGctaatggtaaatggactgtacttacagcacttttctagtcttctgaccactcagagcactttaacactacatgacatcattcagccATTCatacccattcatacactgatgacaggacctaccatacacagtggcacctgcccatcagtcactaacattcacacactgtagtcacagctagaggagcaatgctggggtcaagtgtcttgcccaaggacacattgacagggttcagaccaacaaccctctgattggaggacgcgctccccactcacccacaggcGCCTAATTTGACACgttttactttaaatgaagCCTAAATTGACTATAACGTGCTTTACTATGAATAACACATTGTGACAGTTAGATTTTGTTCtaatgtttaaacattaaagagtacttctccccccctcccccccccccccgcctgcagaGGAGATCGAGGTGGACGTGGAAAGCACGGAGTTCTCCCATGGAGAGCTGGACAGTGTGAGCACAGCCAGCACCAGCGACCTGGACGACCACAGCAGCCTGCAGAGCATGGGCAGCGACGAGGGCTACTCCTCCTGCAGTGTCAAACTTGCCTTCTCCTCCTAAAGCCCCACCCCCacgccccccgccgccgccgccaaacCTCTCCCGTCCTCCCATCCGTTGGTCCATCCAGCCAATGCCTACGCCCCCACACGCCCAGTCGCTCCCAAGCTAACAGCATTCCTGTCGGTCCTGCCTCTGAGCACCCCCCGCCCttcccccagacccccccccccccctctctctctctctcctccagctccaaccGTTTAGttcccgtcctctcctcctgaTCCGTTGGAGGAGCTCTGACCGACAGCAGGAACCCAAACGCAGCGACGGGAAAACTGCCGGTTGGTTTTAATCTTTCAGTCAAAGGAAGATCAGAGACTTGGttcaaatgacaaaatgaaaggaaaaacatATCCTCTTGATTTTAAAACCCACACGATGAAATTAATCATTTttacttcttttattttctcaactTGTCATATGTCTGACATTTTGAAAGAGGCACAACCCCTGATTTGATTCAAAATGCACTTAAATTCACACGATGTTGAAATAATTCAGTTTCTTTTTGGttctgttggtgtgtgtgtgtgtgtggggggggggggggggggtgaatgaatGACAGTCCCATGTAACCCTTTTTAACTTCCTGGTGTTGGGTCTAGATAAACAGGAGCACATCTGATCTGGACTATAATCAACAGTGTGGGTGAACTTTGCTACATCAACAcagctcgacccccccccccccccccccccccgagccctgCACTGAGTCCTTGTCTTATTGTGTTTTCATCGCCTCTGCTCAAAAAAGCAGACGCCTTGAGCTCATAACGGTGCTATTGTGAAACAGACCCACTCAGATGCGCCACCACTGAGACACAAAGTGTTGGAGGAGAACCACCAccaagagaaaacacaacaacaacaacaacattcctgTCGGATGTGGGGGCTCAGTTCATTTTCACGGTAGAAATGGTAACCCGCGTGTCTTTGTTGTGGTTTCCCTCCCACTCGACAAGCAGCTACACAACAAGCTGTCCTGCACTTGCCTACTTTAGAGCTGTCCATAGAAACGGCACCAAAACCCAACGGCGACGATGAAAGTCCAAACGACAGCCATCTTTGGATCGGACGTCCCTCCTCTTTCCAGCAGTAAGAAGCAATAAGTCAGTTTGaaaatcctcctcctctctctctctctcctcccctaaAGACTGTGTTACCGTCCaaaaagcagatttattttttgtttctgttttgtatatAGAAATAGCTTAATGAATTAAACCTTaaaaaggagatttaaaaaaacaaaaacaagttagAGCTCATGGATAGAACTATTGCCTCCGTTGCTGTTTGACCTGTGTTTATCGTGTGTTTTAAATTCCATTTTTGGAAGGACTTTACCCTCTTTAGACTGGCTGTGGATGGGTAATAAACACTATTAGTTTGGCTCAGTTTGCAGGTGGAAACCTTTTTTAAGTCACTCATCCTGCTGCTGCGCTGATAAGAAAAAGGAAAGTTACTctttaatgtgatttaaaaaaaaaaacaatagagcAACTTGCCTTCCTGTTGTGGATAATCGACCCATTATGACTTTTGATGAGTTTATGTGGCactctttatatttatttgacttattttctCTCCTGTTTATAATATTCATGAacgggggggggtctttgtatTTGGCATTCCACTGGTGGTCAGGTGATCTGAAGAGAAGTGTGGGGGGGCAAGAAAGCTGGTTGTATAAATGTCAACCTTCAACTCCACTGGCATTAAGAATTGCACTTCAGCCACAGGtctctgtatttgttttcattttattttcactttcctTTCCCTCATGGATCCCACATGAATCCTTTTgtatgtgaaagaaaaaaaatatataacacctccctttttaaatatttatttctaaaGAAGACGAGCTGTGGGGAAAAAGAAGTTAACTTATTTTGGTTCTGTCTTACTTTACTCCTCTTTTTGATGCTTATATATTCCTCATTCCTTATTTTAAGAATTGTATATTTGATGGCTTATTGTCGatgttttggggggtgggggggtgggaggggataTGAAATGtagccattttgtttttttgtttttcggaTATTTTATTCAATGGACACTTGAAATGTAATTGGCCCCTGAGCTGCTCCTAGTGCTGAGCCCCCGCCTGTCTAGAGTCGCCTTGTCCGGAGCTGCGCCCCCCCCTCAAACAACACGCTATGCCCTTATCACAAACTCTAACCCAAAACAACCAGGTGGGCCATCCGCAGCCCCGTGTGGTAGGAGGTGAAACATTATTCTGCCAGGTTGTGTTTGGGTCAGTACTGAaagggcccgggggggggagggggtgaccTCTGCACAAGGCTTATCAATAGCCAAGACTTTACTGGCAAATACTGAGCCAGCTACTACACAATTAAAGGGGTCTCAAACTCCACTTTCCTCTGTTGGAAGGATTCTAGTCTCTATTAGACTTAGTTGACAAAATGTGTCTTACATTTACAATCCAATGCCTCCAACTGAGGATTCaaagaaacaataaagaaacagaacaaataCTTTGGTTTTTCCTCTGAAGGACATCAGTAAGTGTGGAGTTTGACATGCACGCTCTTCACAGAGCTGTGTTGAGGTCTTGAGGACTTGGCACTGATTCAGAAAGTCATCGTTTCTTTTGCTTGATcatatgaggaaaaaaaagaatatgccAAAACCACCTCAGAACACCTCagtgtcctctctctcttcatctctctctgagGGAAAGTTTACATGTATTCTTCCCCTGTTTGAGTTCTAAAcctttgttttcatcttcaTACGTTGGTTTTATGAACCCGCACAGCtgacaggaataaaagggtccGGGTTTGACCGCAAAGTCCACGAGACGTTTTGTACTGCATTGGGACAATTGTGAAAGTGTCTGTGGCCTCCTTCTGTCGCCTCATGTGGAAAACCAAGCTGATCTTtaccccccgtgtgtgtgtgtgtgtgtgtgtgtgtgtgtgtgtgtgttcgggctGATCCCCACCTGCTGCTCGGTAAACATCAGACGTCTGGGCGGTGTTTGAGTGAatgctcacaaaaaaaaaaaaaaaaattgagcaGCTATGATTTTGCACTAAAAGCTAACTGAGCTCCACCGTCAGCGGAGTGCCGCCCGGTCCTGGATCAGCCCGTGTTCGCTGGGATGTCTGACCAAGAGTTGCTGGCTGTGCTGAAGATACCAAACGATAGCACATCCTCATGAGTGAGACCACGAAGCCACGTCCGTGTTTAAGGTGTACACATGTTGACTCGGGTTCATTCTCCCGGAGCGCCGAGTTCCCGGTTCTCGCGGCCCGGCCCGCCCGCGGACGAGCAGCCCCGTGGGGAGTCGCCCTGTTGTTCTGAACCCGTGGCCATCCTTTGTGAAACATGCAGTCTGATGATGATTCTAGCCGTGTACGTTGAGGATGCAattcttcaaataaaaaaaaaaatgaaaaaaaaacaccaagatTTTCCAACCGGAATGACTCGAGCGGCCTCTTCGTTCCACGCAATGTGTCTGCTGACTGTGAGCCGAGAATTCTTCAACTCACTTTTCTGCTTTTCAGGTGACTTGAGGCCTGTACATTTCCAACGTGAGCAGAAAGAATGACTCGTGACTGCAGCCTGTCCCCAGCACATAGTGAACCACAATCAGTCCATGTGTGAGATATTCCTACAGTTTAACTGAAGAACGTGCTTCATCTATTTCCCTAACATGAAAGGTCATCTTAACCCTTGAAAAAATTCCAATTTGACTAGAAAAGTCACAGCCTATGTCAACAATTGGATCATTGACTCTCACAATAGTTTGGCAGTTGAAAATAGGGAGATGTTGGCTGATGATGAAATAAAGTAGTGAGTTTACATTGAGTTGAATTTAGTCAAATACCTTACTCCATTTTGAagggttagaaaaagaaaaaaaaacctctcacaTGGGCTGTCATGGCTGTGCTTGCAGTGTCACATGAATAGTGTCCATATCATATGTATATAGCGTCTACACCTCCAGCAGTCTGCACCGATCTGTAGATCACAAGATGTCTGAGTGATCAAAGCGATCTCGTGGCGAgacttttttttactctgtTACAACAAACCACATGAGCATCAACCACATGTAACACTCCTCTCAAGTGATCACCGcttgtgaacaaaaaaaaccccgttAAGCGCCTCGACCTCCCAAGTTGTACAAAACCGCCGCGTTTCACCGCCAACAGTAACgctgcgatgatgatgatgatgatgatgatgttgatccCTCGGTGACATAACTCACATTAGGTCACATCTTTGCGTCAGCTGTTGCTCACAGACAGCAACAACAAATTGAAAGGTTACCATAGAGAAAGCAGTCAAATAAGCatccctttttatattttaagttatctttaaattgtgaaaaaatataAGCAGCATTATTTGTGTCAATCACCCAGTGGACCCTTATTCAAGCTCCAATATAACATCAGCAAGGGCTAAAAGCTAAATGattttcataatgataattattTACCTATGTGTGTTGGGTTTGGAGatacaaaaatacttttaaatcagattttatattttaatcagATTCAGTGTCCATAGTgggattttttcttctttcagtcCTGCTGTTGACCTTAGTAGTAATAATGGTGACAACAGGCTGAACCCTGGCTGGTCATGTTGAGAGAGATGCTGCCACCTACAGGTAAAGAACAGCCAGTGGTTCCTGTTCTTTAAGCCTGCCACTCAAATGTATGAACTTTTATAACAATAAAGCAGATTAACTTGTTAAAGTGTACCCAGACTATAGAAGTAGTTAACTGCAGggcaaattatatatatatattattattattagggccgggactttagcgcgttaattacgatatatattgaccttacatataatttttcataatatttttttacctattatttaaaaaacatcttttctgtgatattttttgaccctacatattttgacttttttcacaatattttttttcccatgacatgactggaatgatcttagatggagcaacctacacgtccctgtcactaatgccaaatgccccaaatttctgtactttaaaccttatctgggttcaaccctcaagggacacgGTGGcttttcctaaatccttttttagtttggggtaactgacatttataaaaaatcataatgggatattgccccagagactgattggtgcatcttggaggatcaaccatgctattcatccttcctgcattggtgaaggcacaagtgagttgaatttgaatgtaacagagaattggagggtggatgcactaaaaagggtaaacaaatctacaccctgtgccagactgtcagtttaaggttgtccacaggatgccctgaagtagacaaacatgtgattgtcttgaaaaatgccctcagaggctgtaataagtttcatgtcagtgtgaccactgaatgagacacatctgctcatctttactgactcatccggccttctctcccgtcaaaaaggtggaaccctataggctacgtagcatggctaataagtgctaaaagcaattaacatcaaatttagtcaattcatcatcattcaaa is part of the Pungitius pungitius chromosome 9, fPunPun2.1, whole genome shotgun sequence genome and harbors:
- the mxi1 gene encoding max-interacting protein 1 isoform X1, whose amino-acid sequence is MAQSDMQRATLKSEELFFDSEASLLDQQDFDMSSCPYNDVFNSKDSHMEQINTFLKNVQVLLEAAQFLESAEKKDGKCEHGYASTLPSSPSTNYQRQRKFRNKKCSSNHNRSTHNELEKNRRAHLRLCLERLKALIPLGPDCNRHTTLGLLNKAKAHIKKLEEADRKSQYQLDSLEREQRHLHRQLELLRGGSGAVAQGSPGEGERIRMDSVGSTLCSDRSDSDQEEIEVDVESTEFSHGELDSVSTASTSDLDDHSSLQSMGSDEGYSSCSVKLAFSS
- the mxi1 gene encoding max-interacting protein 1 isoform X2, translating into MTAVQLINVQRLLEAAEYLERRERECEHGYASTLPSSPSTNYQRQRKFRNKKCSSNHNRSTHNELEKNRRAHLRLCLERLKALIPLGPDCNRHTTLGLLNKAKAHIKKLEEADRKSQYQLDSLEREQRHLHRQLELLRGGSGAVAQGSPGEGERIRMDSVGSTLCSDRSDSDQEEIEVDVESTEFSHGELDSVSTASTSDLDDHSSLQSMGSDEGYSSCSVKLAFSS